From Halosolutus amylolyticus, a single genomic window includes:
- a CDS encoding DUF7345 domain-containing protein → MERRIVALGVVLVLSGLLAAPASGAGVAASDPADADEPMLHVELTADGDATVSLVSVYDLSDEDERDAFASLESDDETRAELLDRFADRTGSVAANASEEVDREMTVTADSIDVRTTDDERGVVVLSVTWERLAAVEDDRLVVTEPFASGYEPDRTVVVSGPDGSTVETTTPTPDAETDGQASWNAGTSLDGFEATFSLSGEESAAEDPADDSLPGFGVPVTAAALLAVLGIAIGRRHDG, encoded by the coding sequence ATGGAACGAAGGATCGTCGCTCTCGGCGTCGTACTCGTGCTTTCGGGTCTCCTGGCCGCTCCGGCTTCCGGTGCCGGTGTGGCGGCCAGCGATCCCGCCGATGCCGACGAACCGATGTTACACGTCGAACTGACGGCCGACGGTGACGCCACCGTGTCGCTCGTCAGCGTGTACGACCTCTCGGACGAGGACGAACGTGACGCGTTCGCGTCGCTCGAATCCGACGACGAGACCCGTGCAGAATTGCTCGATCGGTTCGCCGATCGAACGGGGTCGGTCGCCGCGAACGCGAGCGAGGAGGTCGACCGCGAGATGACGGTCACGGCGGATTCGATCGACGTCCGCACGACGGACGACGAGCGCGGCGTCGTCGTGCTCTCGGTGACCTGGGAGAGGCTCGCGGCGGTCGAGGACGATCGGCTCGTCGTGACCGAACCGTTCGCGAGCGGGTACGAGCCCGATCGAACGGTCGTCGTCTCCGGCCCGGACGGGTCGACGGTCGAGACGACGACACCGACGCCGGACGCCGAGACGGACGGGCAGGCGAGCTGGAACGCCGGCACGTCGCTCGACGGATTCGAAGCGACGTTCTCACTGTCCGGCGAGGAGTCAGCGGCGGAGGACCCCGCCGACGACTCGCTTCCCGGGTTCGGCGTTCCGGTGACGGCCGCCGCCCTGCTCGCGGTTCTCGGAATCGCGATCGGGCGCCGTCACGACGGCTAA
- a CDS encoding class I SAM-dependent methyltransferase encodes MGSETAQEFYGRWASLYDLIARRTPGIPRLRRRAAAACRLDRGDTVVEMGCGTGANLPYLRERVGPEGTVIGVDFTRPVLDRAREHTAEYDNVHVVRGDATRPPIGRANADGPTVDGSVDAILATFVVGMLADPAGAVDDWCDLVGPGGRVVLANAASSDAWYAPPVNAAFRAIVVLSTPPTTKLRYEDDPHRRLDAKVDAAHARLRDRSAAIADETHVFGVVRLTGGRIE; translated from the coding sequence ATGGGCTCGGAAACTGCACAGGAGTTCTACGGTCGCTGGGCGTCACTCTACGACCTGATCGCGCGTCGAACGCCGGGCATCCCGCGACTTCGCCGACGGGCGGCCGCCGCCTGTCGACTCGATCGCGGCGACACCGTCGTGGAGATGGGCTGTGGAACCGGCGCGAACCTGCCGTACCTGCGCGAGCGCGTCGGTCCCGAGGGAACCGTTATCGGCGTCGACTTCACCCGACCGGTCCTCGATCGCGCCCGCGAACACACCGCCGAGTACGACAACGTCCACGTCGTCCGCGGGGACGCGACGCGGCCGCCGATCGGCCGCGCGAACGCGGACGGCCCGACCGTGGACGGCAGTGTCGATGCGATTCTCGCCACCTTCGTCGTCGGGATGCTCGCGGATCCGGCCGGCGCGGTCGACGACTGGTGTGACCTCGTCGGCCCGGGCGGTCGCGTCGTCCTCGCCAACGCCGCGAGCAGCGACGCGTGGTACGCCCCGCCGGTCAACGCCGCCTTCCGGGCGATCGTCGTCCTCTCGACGCCGCCCACGACGAAACTGCGCTACGAGGACGACCCCCACCGGCGACTCGACGCGAAGGTCGACGCCGCCCACGCGCGACTGCGCGATCGATCGGCCGCGATCGCTGACGAGACGCACGTCTTCGGCGTCGTTCGACTGACCGGCGGGCGGATCGAGTGA
- a CDS encoding thiamine-phosphate synthase family protein: MRFVEEIVVDEFLPTVRSLLAGALRERGLTQSEVANVLGISQSAVSKYAHGDVTVNERVATDDRVEALVEELADGLAAGDVRPVRALIEIEVLIRELEQGGDLLAQLHEEAVPELADHGASFRVHDPESDLRTSERVLSSLRRGLRLLENASGFAGLIPAVGSNLVACTPDADDIDDVAGVPGRIFDVKGKATVPADPEFGVSEHVATVLLAARRHDVDAAAAINIRYDPKLLAELTERGHVTAEFDEADDVPSSVGAALEDEPDATVLYQTGGMGIEPLIYLLGPDAETIADTTRSLL, encoded by the coding sequence ATGCGATTCGTCGAAGAGATCGTCGTCGATGAATTTCTCCCGACCGTCCGGTCACTGCTCGCCGGCGCGCTCCGCGAGCGCGGGCTGACCCAGAGCGAGGTGGCCAACGTCCTCGGGATCAGCCAGAGCGCAGTGTCGAAGTACGCCCACGGCGACGTCACCGTCAACGAGCGGGTCGCGACGGACGATCGCGTCGAGGCCCTCGTCGAGGAACTCGCCGACGGACTCGCGGCCGGCGACGTTCGGCCGGTCCGGGCGCTGATCGAGATCGAGGTCCTGATCCGGGAACTCGAACAGGGCGGCGACCTGCTCGCCCAGTTGCACGAGGAGGCCGTCCCGGAACTCGCCGACCACGGCGCGAGCTTTCGGGTCCACGACCCCGAGAGCGACCTCCGGACCAGCGAGCGTGTGCTCTCCTCGCTTCGGCGCGGCCTGCGACTCCTCGAGAACGCGAGCGGCTTCGCAGGCCTGATCCCCGCCGTCGGCTCGAACCTCGTCGCCTGCACGCCGGACGCCGACGACATCGACGACGTCGCCGGCGTCCCCGGCCGGATCTTCGACGTGAAGGGGAAGGCGACGGTGCCGGCCGATCCCGAGTTCGGCGTCTCCGAACACGTCGCGACCGTCCTGCTCGCGGCGCGGCGCCACGATGTAGACGCCGCCGCGGCGATCAATATCAGATACGACCCGAAACTGCTCGCCGAACTGACCGAGCGCGGCCACGTCACCGCCGAGTTCGACGAAGCCGACGACGTCCCCTCGAGCGTCGGCGCGGCCCTCGAGGACGAACCGGACGCGACCGTCCTCTACCAGACCGGCGGCATGGGGATCGAACCGCTCATCTACCTGCTGGGACCGGACGCGGAGACGATCGCGGACACCACCCGATCGCTCCTCTAA
- the dcd gene encoding dCTP deaminase, producing the protein MILSDADILDRLEAGDLVVEPLDDPDLQIQPASIDLRLGREFLEFQRTNIPCIHPNSEQEVDEYVTETIVEDGDDFILHPGDFVLGTTYERVEIPADLIAHVEGRSSLGRLAVVVHATAGLCDPGYRGQITLELSNLGTAPVALTPGMRISQLTFTELKTPADRPYGSDRGSKYQDQDGPQASRIQSDDEFGGDQLDRED; encoded by the coding sequence ATGATCCTCTCCGACGCGGACATCCTCGATCGCCTCGAGGCCGGCGACCTCGTCGTCGAACCGCTGGACGATCCGGACCTGCAGATCCAGCCTGCAAGCATCGACCTTCGACTGGGACGGGAGTTCCTCGAGTTCCAGCGGACGAACATCCCCTGCATCCACCCCAACTCCGAACAGGAGGTCGACGAGTACGTCACCGAGACGATCGTCGAGGACGGCGACGACTTCATCCTCCACCCCGGCGACTTCGTGCTCGGGACGACCTACGAGCGCGTCGAGATCCCGGCCGACCTGATCGCCCACGTGGAGGGGCGATCGTCGCTGGGCCGACTCGCCGTCGTCGTCCACGCGACGGCGGGGCTGTGCGACCCCGGCTACCGCGGCCAGATCACCCTCGAACTCTCCAATCTCGGTACCGCGCCCGTCGCGCTCACGCCGGGGATGCGTATCTCACAGCTCACCTTCACCGAACTCAAAACCCCCGCCGATCGCCCGTACGGGAGCGATCGCGGCTCGAAGTACCAGGACCAGGACGGGCCGCAGGCCTCGCGCATCCAGAGCGACGACGAGTTCGGCGGCGATCAACTCGATCGCGAGGACTGA
- the pth2 gene encoding peptidyl-tRNA hydrolase Pth2: MKQAIVARTDIGMGQGKLAAQVAHASLSAYEKADSQRQRQWKDGGQKKVVLKGESERQLHELSEIADGQGVPNALIRDAGHTQLEPGTVTALAVGPAADDRVDRITGDLSLF; the protein is encoded by the coding sequence ATGAAACAGGCCATCGTCGCCCGCACCGATATCGGGATGGGGCAGGGAAAACTCGCCGCGCAGGTCGCCCACGCGTCGCTGTCGGCCTACGAGAAGGCGGACAGTCAGCGACAGCGCCAGTGGAAAGACGGCGGTCAGAAGAAGGTCGTCCTCAAGGGCGAGAGCGAACGCCAGCTGCACGAACTCTCGGAAATCGCGGACGGCCAGGGCGTTCCGAACGCGCTCATCCGCGACGCAGGGCACACGCAACTCGAACCGGGCACCGTCACCGCGCTGGCCGTCGGCCCGGCCGCGGACGACCGCGTCGATCGGATCACGGGCGATCTCTCGCTGTTCTAG
- a CDS encoding alpha/beta hydrolase: MVSGPHADQPIERAGPDLADASAAMILVHGRGARASGMLGLADEIGRDDVAYVAPQAQRGSWYPNSFLADLEANQPHLDSALELLDETVAGVTAGTLDDAGTGDDANGDGIPLDRVVLLGFSQGGCLATEYAARNADRYGGVVALSGGLIGPEGTPREYDGSMDGTPVFIGCGDQDPHIPVDRVEESARVFEDLDAEMETRIYEGVGHTVLEDELEYVRALVADVAD; the protein is encoded by the coding sequence ATGGTATCCGGACCACACGCCGACCAGCCGATCGAACGCGCGGGTCCCGACCTCGCCGACGCGTCGGCGGCGATGATCCTCGTCCACGGCCGCGGCGCACGCGCCAGCGGCATGCTCGGTCTGGCGGACGAGATCGGCCGCGACGACGTCGCATACGTCGCACCGCAGGCCCAGCGGGGAAGCTGGTACCCGAACTCCTTTCTCGCGGATCTCGAGGCCAACCAGCCCCACCTCGACTCCGCGCTCGAACTGCTCGACGAGACGGTCGCCGGCGTGACCGCGGGCACGCTCGACGACGCGGGGACGGGCGACGACGCGAACGGCGACGGGATCCCGCTCGATCGGGTCGTCCTGCTGGGGTTCTCGCAGGGGGGCTGTCTCGCGACCGAGTACGCGGCCCGGAACGCCGATCGGTACGGGGGCGTGGTCGCGCTCAGCGGGGGACTGATCGGTCCCGAGGGGACGCCGCGGGAGTACGACGGCTCGATGGACGGGACACCGGTGTTCATCGGCTGTGGCGACCAGGATCCGCACATCCCGGTCGATCGGGTCGAGGAGTCGGCGCGGGTGTTCGAGGACCTCGACGCCGAGATGGAGACACGGATCTACGAGGGCGTCGGCCACACGGTACTGGAGGACGAACTCGAGTACGTCCGGGCGCTCGTGGCGGACGTGGCCGATTGA
- a CDS encoding 2,3-butanediol dehydrogenase, which yields MQAATYHGREDIRVEDVEDGTVAPEQVRIDVEVCGICGSDLHEYAAGPIFVPEGDPHPVSGETAPIRMGHEYSGTVTEVGSAVEDLDQGDAVAVNPVLYCGACRQCRRGDYHICDSVGFLGLSGGDGGFAESAVIDAEHAVPLGDDVPVEHGALVEPLAVGLHAVRRSGLQAGDAVAVFGSGPIGLAVIQCARAAGAGTIYVSEPRDARRERASDCGADELVDPSSTDAVEHIVVATGGGVDVAFEVAGVEASFNAAIESTAPGGRTTIVSIWEETVNTHPNDLVLAERTLTGTLAYLGGPRADEEYGMVIEMLGDGRLDPDPFITGRIGLEEIVEDGFEQLLDPGSDHVKILVKPN from the coding sequence ATGCAAGCAGCAACGTATCACGGTCGAGAGGACATCCGCGTCGAGGACGTAGAGGACGGAACCGTCGCCCCGGAGCAGGTTCGGATCGACGTCGAGGTCTGCGGGATCTGTGGCTCGGATCTCCACGAGTACGCCGCCGGGCCGATTTTCGTTCCCGAGGGCGACCCGCACCCGGTTTCGGGAGAGACGGCACCGATCAGGATGGGCCACGAGTACAGCGGCACCGTCACCGAGGTCGGATCGGCGGTCGAGGACCTGGACCAGGGGGACGCCGTCGCCGTCAACCCCGTCCTCTACTGCGGAGCGTGTCGACAGTGCCGACGAGGGGACTACCACATCTGCGATTCGGTCGGGTTCCTCGGCCTCTCGGGCGGCGACGGCGGGTTCGCCGAGAGCGCCGTCATCGACGCGGAGCACGCCGTTCCGCTCGGCGACGACGTCCCGGTCGAACACGGCGCGCTGGTCGAGCCGCTGGCCGTCGGATTGCACGCGGTTCGTCGTTCGGGACTTCAGGCCGGCGACGCGGTCGCGGTGTTCGGGAGCGGCCCGATCGGGCTGGCCGTGATCCAGTGTGCCCGGGCGGCCGGCGCGGGAACGATCTACGTTTCCGAGCCGCGGGACGCGAGGCGCGAACGCGCGAGCGACTGCGGCGCCGACGAACTCGTCGACCCGTCGAGTACGGACGCCGTCGAGCACATCGTGGTTGCGACCGGCGGCGGCGTCGACGTCGCGTTCGAGGTCGCGGGCGTCGAAGCCTCGTTCAACGCGGCGATCGAGAGCACGGCACCGGGCGGCCGGACGACGATCGTAAGCATCTGGGAGGAGACGGTGAACACGCACCCGAACGATCTCGTCCTCGCCGAGCGGACGCTGACCGGGACGCTCGCGTACCTCGGCGGGCCGCGAGCCGACGAGGAGTACGGGATGGTGATCGAGATGCTCGGTGACGGACGGCTCGACCCGGACCCGTTCATCACCGGCCGCATCGGGCTCGAAGAGATCGTCGAGGACGGGTTCGAACAGCTTCTCGATCCCGGGAGCGATCACGTGAAGATCCTCGTCAAGCCGAACTGA
- the truD gene encoding tRNA pseudouridine(13) synthase TruD, translating into MRPAHPTEQAVGMESYVTDADGVGGHLREDDEHFRVRELERFDTEPVDAGTDAYPHLVFRATLRGWDTNDFAARLSDAIGVSRERVNWAGTKDKYAVTTQLFSIYGADPEDLPDVDGAEIEVLGRAGRSIEFGDLAGNAFELVVSGPDRPENADAITDELCAFGGLDSGDDSEGDTATPIGVPNFFGQQRFGSRRPITHEVGLEIVRGDWEEAVMAYLGRPTEAEPEDTQEARTFVEETRDWQDALDRLPNRLRYERSMLHELAACDGDPGPETFRAALERVPSNLQRLFVHAVQSYAFNRMLSERLERGLPFDRPVAGDVVCFADTDAPEGLVLPDADRLQRVDDRRVDSVTRHCERGRAFVTAPLVGTETDLADGEQGEIERAVLDDLDLDPGDFDLPGEFYSSGTRRAILVRTALDVEHDPLTLSFALPKGSYATVVLREYLKVDPIDLG; encoded by the coding sequence ATGCGTCCAGCCCATCCCACAGAGCAGGCCGTCGGTATGGAGTCCTACGTCACCGACGCCGACGGCGTCGGCGGTCACCTGCGCGAGGACGACGAGCACTTCCGGGTGCGCGAACTCGAACGGTTCGACACGGAACCCGTCGACGCGGGGACGGACGCCTACCCGCACCTGGTGTTCCGGGCGACCCTGCGCGGATGGGACACGAACGACTTCGCCGCCCGCCTCTCGGACGCGATCGGCGTCTCGCGGGAGCGGGTCAACTGGGCCGGAACGAAGGACAAGTACGCGGTGACGACGCAGCTCTTCTCGATCTACGGGGCCGACCCCGAGGACCTGCCGGACGTCGACGGGGCCGAGATCGAGGTCCTCGGCCGGGCCGGCCGATCGATCGAGTTCGGCGACCTCGCGGGCAACGCCTTCGAACTCGTCGTCAGCGGTCCCGATCGGCCCGAGAACGCGGACGCGATCACCGACGAGTTGTGCGCGTTCGGCGGCCTCGACAGCGGAGACGATAGCGAGGGTGATACAGCGACGCCGATCGGCGTGCCCAACTTCTTCGGCCAGCAGCGGTTCGGCAGCCGGCGGCCGATCACCCACGAGGTCGGCCTCGAAATCGTCCGCGGCGACTGGGAAGAAGCGGTGATGGCGTACCTCGGACGGCCCACGGAGGCGGAACCCGAGGACACGCAAGAAGCCCGGACGTTCGTGGAGGAGACGAGAGACTGGCAGGACGCCCTCGATCGCCTTCCGAACCGGTTGCGCTACGAGCGATCGATGCTCCACGAACTGGCCGCCTGCGACGGCGACCCCGGCCCGGAGACGTTCCGGGCCGCGCTCGAGCGGGTCCCGTCGAACCTCCAGCGGTTGTTCGTCCACGCCGTCCAGTCGTACGCGTTCAACCGGATGCTAAGCGAGCGCCTGGAGCGCGGTCTGCCGTTCGATCGGCCCGTCGCAGGCGACGTGGTCTGTTTCGCGGACACCGACGCGCCCGAGGGACTCGTCCTTCCCGACGCCGATCGACTCCAGCGGGTCGACGATCGCCGCGTCGACTCGGTGACGCGCCACTGCGAGCGCGGGCGAGCGTTCGTCACCGCGCCGCTGGTCGGCACCGAGACCGACCTCGCCGACGGCGAGCAGGGCGAGATCGAACGCGCCGTCCTCGACGACCTCGACCTCGACCCCGGCGACTTCGATCTCCCCGGCGAGTTCTACTCCAGCGGGACCCGGCGCGCGATCCTCGTCCGGACCGCCCTCGACGTCGAGCACGACCCGCTTACGCTCTCGTTTGCGCTCCCCAAGGGATCCTACGCGACGGTCGTGCTCCGCGAGTACCTGAAGGTCGATCCGATCGATCTCGGCTGA
- a CDS encoding double zinc ribbon domain-containing protein, translating to MRSKRLQREIDDLVAQGWRIETETPDRVVMVDRKFGSVASHVLVAILTFWWTMGLGNLVWGAYNYVSKSRRRVLWDRQGTCPECGARVSEDAAYCPSCGTDVEDEPVTTTDEGMVCPDCQAIVSEGSRYCRACGAKLADARESAS from the coding sequence ATGCGAAGCAAACGCCTGCAACGCGAGATCGACGATCTGGTGGCTCAGGGCTGGCGGATCGAAACGGAAACTCCCGATCGGGTCGTGATGGTCGACCGCAAGTTCGGCTCGGTGGCCTCGCACGTCCTGGTCGCGATCCTGACGTTCTGGTGGACGATGGGACTCGGAAACCTCGTGTGGGGCGCGTACAACTACGTCTCGAAGTCCCGGCGGCGGGTGCTCTGGGATCGGCAGGGAACCTGTCCGGAGTGCGGGGCGAGGGTCTCCGAGGACGCGGCGTACTGCCCCTCCTGCGGCACGGACGTCGAGGACGAACCGGTGACCACGACCGACGAGGGGATGGTCTGCCCCGACTGTCAGGCGATCGTCTCCGAAGGATCGCGGTACTGCCGGGCCTGCGGGGCGAAACTCGCCGACGCGAGGGAATCCGCGAGCTAA
- a CDS encoding DUF2103 domain-containing protein codes for MECRHCASPLEKPGDFCLVCREANTEAVVLDATRDRARLTMLAGDDTGRDPAAGATDDVLGETTVTTTPEDGENEVVELRNFAGLIGDEIRRKRPEEVYAGGSRAVIRAVREDIHHQFYRVDDEDPVQAVLERRGNRALDVVETPPAEKIGGSHSTLIGGRTGMRAIQTVAGHPHVKKVIPGPIDAGGKGSQSGLRAKVTRADDGGNVRMLLRDGSSVQENRVVTTARDREMGERIRADLNDVLTEAEFQ; via the coding sequence ATGGAGTGTCGTCACTGCGCCTCGCCGCTCGAGAAACCCGGGGACTTCTGTCTGGTCTGCCGGGAGGCAAACACCGAGGCCGTGGTGCTCGACGCGACGCGCGATCGGGCGAGGCTGACGATGCTCGCAGGTGACGATACGGGCCGCGATCCCGCCGCCGGCGCGACGGACGACGTCCTCGGGGAGACGACGGTGACGACGACGCCGGAGGACGGCGAGAACGAGGTCGTCGAACTGCGGAACTTCGCAGGCCTGATCGGCGACGAGATCCGGCGCAAGCGGCCCGAGGAAGTCTACGCAGGTGGGTCGCGCGCGGTGATCCGGGCCGTTCGCGAGGACATTCACCACCAGTTCTACCGCGTCGACGACGAGGACCCGGTCCAGGCGGTTCTCGAACGGCGCGGGAATCGCGCGCTCGACGTGGTCGAGACCCCGCCAGCGGAGAAGATCGGCGGGAGTCACTCGACGCTCATCGGCGGCCGGACCGGTATGCGGGCCATCCAGACCGTGGCTGGCCACCCACACGTCAAGAAGGTGATCCCCGGCCCGATCGACGCCGGTGGGAAGGGCTCCCAGTCGGGTCTCCGGGCGAAGGTGACCCGCGCCGACGACGGCGGCAACGTCCGGATGCTCCTGCGCGACGGGTCGAGCGTCCAGGAGAACCGCGTCGTGACGACGGCCCGCGATCGGGAGATGGGCGAGCGGATCCGGGCGGATCTCAACGACGTCCTGACCGAGGCGGAGTTCCAGTAG
- a CDS encoding 50S ribosomal protein L37ae, translating into MAKKGTVGSAGRFGARYGRVARRRVSEIEDDMESAQVDGDDVTRVGTGIWKNEETGEVFTGGAFRPETPAGRTVKRSIRAALADDEE; encoded by the coding sequence ATGGCCAAGAAAGGAACGGTCGGCAGCGCGGGCCGGTTCGGCGCTCGCTACGGTCGCGTTGCTCGACGGCGTGTCAGTGAGATCGAAGACGACATGGAGAGCGCGCAGGTCGACGGCGACGACGTGACGCGCGTCGGCACCGGTATCTGGAAGAACGAGGAGACCGGCGAGGTCTTCACCGGCGGCGCGTTCCGTCCGGAGACCCCCGCCGGCCGGACCGTCAAACGGTCGATCCGTGCTGCACTGGCCGACGACGAGGAGTAA
- a CDS encoding DNA-directed RNA polymerase subunit P, which produces MSYKCSRCKRDVKLDEYGGVRCPYCGHRVLLKERSRDVKEVDVE; this is translated from the coding sequence ATGAGCTACAAGTGTTCTCGCTGTAAGCGCGACGTCAAGCTCGACGAGTACGGCGGTGTCCGCTGTCCCTACTGTGGCCACCGCGTGCTCCTGAAAGAACGCAGCCGCGACGTCAAGGAAGTCGACGTCGAATAG
- a CDS encoding KEOPS complex subunit Pcc1, producing the protein MSSHDATLEFEYETASRARIVAESVAREIGEIDDDRSRTTIDRDDTIVRIEIDAADVVALRAALNTWFSLIDVAERTADVGAAVTADGDR; encoded by the coding sequence GTGTCTTCTCACGACGCGACCCTCGAGTTCGAGTACGAGACCGCGTCTCGCGCACGGATCGTCGCCGAGAGCGTCGCCCGCGAGATCGGCGAGATCGACGACGATCGCTCCCGGACGACGATCGATCGGGACGATACGATCGTCCGGATCGAGATCGACGCGGCCGACGTCGTCGCCCTGCGGGCGGCGCTGAACACCTGGTTCTCGCTGATCGACGTGGCGGAACGGACGGCGGACGTCGGGGCCGCGGTAACGGCCGACGGCGATCGATAG
- a CDS encoding prefoldin subunit beta: MQGNLPPEAQEKIEELQGLQETAQEVAVQKQEAESSLTEAQNALDELENIDEDTTMYRNVGELLVETEYDEAEEDLEDKVDTLEIRLETLEKQEDRVQQQFESLQEELEDLLGGGGAMGGGPAGPGGPGAGGA; this comes from the coding sequence ATGCAAGGTAATCTGCCGCCGGAAGCACAGGAGAAAATCGAAGAACTGCAGGGTCTGCAGGAGACCGCACAGGAGGTCGCCGTCCAGAAGCAGGAGGCCGAGTCGAGCCTCACCGAGGCCCAGAACGCGCTCGACGAACTCGAGAACATCGACGAGGACACGACGATGTACCGCAACGTCGGCGAACTCCTCGTCGAGACCGAGTACGACGAGGCCGAGGAGGACCTCGAGGACAAGGTCGACACGCTCGAGATCCGCCTCGAGACGCTCGAAAAGCAGGAAGACCGCGTCCAGCAGCAGTTCGAGAGCCTCCAGGAGGAACTCGAGGACCTGCTCGGCGGCGGCGGTGCGATGGGCGGCGGCCCGGCCGGTCCCGGCGGCCCCGGTGCTGGCGGCGCGTAA
- a CDS encoding DUF3194 domain-containing protein — protein sequence MTADEPSDETIVRTAAEAAEGLIFSRYKQSAVRDFDVTVSFEDGVLEVDVYLNAPDDEDGPDPDQVADDAALAAREAVDDLFDE from the coding sequence ATGACGGCCGACGAACCGTCCGACGAAACGATCGTTCGGACGGCGGCCGAGGCCGCGGAAGGCCTCATCTTCTCGCGGTACAAGCAGTCAGCGGTGCGTGACTTCGACGTCACCGTCTCCTTCGAGGACGGCGTCCTCGAGGTCGACGTCTACCTGAACGCACCCGACGATGAAGACGGTCCGGATCCCGATCAGGTCGCCGACGACGCCGCCCTCGCCGCACGGGAAGCCGTCGACGACCTGTTCGACGAGTAG
- the hflX gene encoding GTPase HflX has translation MSRTRTRTERRRTVVANRSQTTPVETSEIRALVRAAGDAVVADVTQSGPDDSGTYFGRGTVAELAETVAETDAQRVVVDDELDPGQHHALESAMPDGTTVLDRYRLVLELFEAGAGSRRAKLQVELARLRYELPRLIESADEGLLNEVTEKGSPVYDVRDRIDRLERKLDELPNPADQFRQRRREEGFDLVTIAGYTNAGKSTLLHRLADDMSLADSEPSAGTNVTDEPTDATGPSKDGTAAVGDRLFETLETTTRRATLAGRPVLATDTVGFVDDLPHDLIESFSSTLSEAGAADVVVLVVDASDPESRFRDRLDVSLEVLGTQGVDDDRIVTALNKVDRLSGAERTRRREIAAERLPSAATRPITVSVLEGTNLGTVRDAIVDRLPTERATLRLPNCDEAMALVSRAYDRTHVETVDYDGTDVTLVCRGRPAVVERLRRAAERLQ, from the coding sequence ATGTCACGAACGCGGACGCGAACCGAGCGGAGACGAACAGTCGTCGCGAACCGATCGCAGACCACCCCCGTCGAGACGAGCGAGATTCGCGCACTCGTCCGGGCGGCGGGCGACGCGGTCGTCGCCGACGTAACACAGTCCGGCCCGGACGACTCCGGGACGTACTTCGGTCGCGGCACGGTCGCAGAACTCGCCGAAACCGTCGCCGAAACCGATGCCCAGCGGGTCGTCGTCGACGACGAACTCGATCCGGGTCAGCACCACGCCCTCGAGTCGGCGATGCCCGACGGGACGACGGTCCTCGATCGGTACCGGCTCGTACTCGAACTCTTCGAGGCGGGCGCGGGGTCGCGACGGGCGAAACTACAGGTCGAACTGGCGCGGCTCCGATACGAATTGCCGCGCTTGATCGAGTCGGCGGACGAGGGGCTGCTCAACGAAGTGACCGAGAAGGGGTCGCCGGTCTACGACGTGCGCGACCGGATCGATCGACTCGAGCGGAAGCTCGACGAACTGCCGAATCCGGCGGACCAGTTCCGTCAGCGTCGCCGCGAGGAGGGGTTCGACCTCGTCACGATCGCGGGCTACACGAACGCCGGCAAGTCGACGCTGCTCCACCGGCTCGCCGACGACATGTCGCTCGCCGATTCGGAGCCGTCGGCGGGGACGAACGTGACCGACGAACCGACGGATGCAACGGGACCGTCCAAAGACGGCACCGCGGCCGTCGGAGATCGGCTGTTCGAGACCCTCGAGACGACGACCCGACGGGCGACGCTCGCGGGCCGACCGGTGCTCGCGACGGACACGGTCGGGTTCGTCGACGACCTGCCACACGATCTGATCGAGTCGTTCAGTTCGACGCTCTCGGAGGCGGGTGCAGCCGACGTCGTCGTGCTCGTGGTCGACGCGAGCGATCCCGAGTCGCGATTCCGGGATCGCCTCGACGTTTCGCTCGAGGTGCTCGGGACACAGGGTGTCGACGACGACCGGATCGTGACCGCGCTGAACAAGGTCGATCGCCTCTCGGGAGCGGAGCGAACACGACGCCGCGAGATCGCCGCGGAGCGGCTACCGTCGGCCGCGACCCGTCCGATCACGGTGAGCGTGCTCGAGGGGACGAACCTCGGGACGGTACGAGACGCGATCGTCGATCGACTGCCGACGGAACGCGCGACCCTCCGTCTCCCGAACTGTGACGAGGCGATGGCACTCGTCTCCCGAGCGTACGATCGGACCCACGTGGAGACGGTCGATTACGACGGGACCGACGTGACGCTCGTCTGTCGCGGTCGGCCAGCCGTTGTCGAGCGATTACGGAGAGCGGCCGAGCGACTCCAGTGA